In Dasypus novemcinctus isolate mDasNov1 chromosome 10, mDasNov1.1.hap2, whole genome shotgun sequence, one DNA window encodes the following:
- the TRPT1 gene encoding tRNA 2'-phosphotransferase 1 isoform X1: MNVSGRGRQEAAGPRGRRAPRPQEQPWDLSGPRRATVQGSVLRPAPRGPEAGASHGSRPQQGQPLSTCLPTDGFVPLGALLQLPQFRDFSAEDVQRVVDTNGKQRFALQPGDLSTGPLIRANQGHSLQVPELELMPLDMPQALPPVLVHGTFWKHWPSILLKGLSCQGRTHIHLAPGLPGDPGITSGMRPNCQVAVFIDGPKAMADGIPFFCSANGVILTPGNADGFLPPKYFKKALQLRPTRKPLSLAGDEDTECQSGSKHSPRGRGMVQQ, translated from the exons CCCTGGGATCTTTCAGGACCCAGACGTGCGACTGTCCAAGGCTCTGTCCTACGCCCTGCGCCACGGGGCCCTGAAGCTGGGGCTTCCCATGGGAGCAG GCCACAGCAAGGTCAGCCCCTGAGCACATGCCTGCCCACAGATGGCTTCGTGCCCCTGGGTGCCCTCTTGCAGCTGCCCCAGTTCCGTGACTTCTCAGCCGAAGATGTGCAGCGAGTGGTGGACACCAATGGGAAGCAGCGGTTTGCCCTGCAACCAGGGGACCTCAGTACTGGCCCTCTCATCCGGGCCAATCAGGGCCATTCCTTGCAG GTACCTGAGTTGGAGCTGATGCCCCTGGACATGCCACAGGCCCTGCCCCCAGTGTTGGTCCATGGCACATTTTGGAAGCACTGGCCATCCATCCTGCTCAAGGGACTGTCCTGTCAGGGAAGGACACACATCCACCTGGCCCCAGGATTGCCTGGGGACCCTGGCATCACCAGTG GCATGCGGCCGAACTGCCAGGTGGCTGTGTTCATTGACGGACCCAAGGCCATGGCAG ATGGAATCCCCTTTTTCTGCTCCGCCAATGGGGTGATCCTGACTCCGGGGAATGCTGATGGTTTTCTGCCTCCCAAGTACTTCAAGAAGGCCCTGCAGCTACGCCCTACCA GAAAGCCCCTCTCCCTGGCTGGTGATGAAGACACAGAGTGTCAGAGTGGCTCCAAGCACAGCCCCAGAGGAAGAGGGATGGTacagcaataa
- the TRPT1 gene encoding tRNA 2'-phosphotransferase 1 isoform X2: MNVSGRGRQEAAGPRGRRAPRPQEQDPDVRLSKALSYALRHGALKLGLPMGADGFVPLGALLQLPQFRDFSAEDVQRVVDTNGKQRFALQPGDLSTGPLIRANQGHSLQVPELELMPLDMPQALPPVLVHGTFWKHWPSILLKGLSCQGRTHIHLAPGLPGDPGITSGMRPNCQVAVFIDGPKAMADGIPFFCSANGVILTPGNADGFLPPKYFKKALQLRPTRKPLSLAGDEDTECQSGSKHSPRGRGMVQQ, translated from the exons GACCCAGACGTGCGACTGTCCAAGGCTCTGTCCTACGCCCTGCGCCACGGGGCCCTGAAGCTGGGGCTTCCCATGGGAGCAG ATGGCTTCGTGCCCCTGGGTGCCCTCTTGCAGCTGCCCCAGTTCCGTGACTTCTCAGCCGAAGATGTGCAGCGAGTGGTGGACACCAATGGGAAGCAGCGGTTTGCCCTGCAACCAGGGGACCTCAGTACTGGCCCTCTCATCCGGGCCAATCAGGGCCATTCCTTGCAG GTACCTGAGTTGGAGCTGATGCCCCTGGACATGCCACAGGCCCTGCCCCCAGTGTTGGTCCATGGCACATTTTGGAAGCACTGGCCATCCATCCTGCTCAAGGGACTGTCCTGTCAGGGAAGGACACACATCCACCTGGCCCCAGGATTGCCTGGGGACCCTGGCATCACCAGTG GCATGCGGCCGAACTGCCAGGTGGCTGTGTTCATTGACGGACCCAAGGCCATGGCAG ATGGAATCCCCTTTTTCTGCTCCGCCAATGGGGTGATCCTGACTCCGGGGAATGCTGATGGTTTTCTGCCTCCCAAGTACTTCAAGAAGGCCCTGCAGCTACGCCCTACCA GAAAGCCCCTCTCCCTGGCTGGTGATGAAGACACAGAGTGTCAGAGTGGCTCCAAGCACAGCCCCAGAGGAAGAGGGATGGTacagcaataa